The following nucleotide sequence is from Ornithodoros turicata isolate Travis chromosome 2, ASM3712646v1, whole genome shotgun sequence.
ggGGGCAGGGGTACAAGGAAAAACAAGTTGTACGTTTCTAGTACGTTCTATGTTATGTATTAGCACAGCCAATTATTTCGAAAGAAAAGAACACAGAAGCAAAGCAATGACACATGATATGCTCTACACTTTGGGGCGGCAAACTGATTAGGAGAGATTGATAGGGAcccttcaggaattcctatgaAGAGTGAATGCCTCTGTAGTAATAGCTAGGGACCCTTCCCTTCAGCAAGGATAGCACAGTAACCTTGCTTGGATATATAGTTGAAAGTCGGACGCTCCCTTGCTGTCTTTGTGTCACCCTTGCAGTTTTCGCTGCTGTCATGTGCCAAGAGGCTCCTTCGTCTCCTAGTTAGAGGGTCATCGCCTGTTAGAGCTCAGTGGCACTCAGTCGACCACTAATTACTGGAAGATAGAATCGATAAGTACACAGCCCAATGGTAAGGTTAAAACCGTTCATGAAGCTTGCTAGAGGGCCAGTTCTTAgaacggtgaaggccaaccatcgCACAGAATGACCACTCCCGATTTGCGGGCAGCctttttgtcacaaaaagggaaGTTTTGTACCCGTTAGCGACATAAGGCATAGCGATACTGATACTCGTTAGTTGAGtcaaagtatcgaaataccgatatcgacgcttcttttttaaagtaacggagtaccgctaccgttactaaaaaaaagtaacgcgataatTTGCCGCATACTTTTGTTGGAAATACGAATattatgcaacatagaaatctcgcttacgtgaacaccCCATTTGTGTAATAGAAATTTGAGAGCGTGTACAGCGTACACAGCAAGGGTACAGCGTGTACAGGGTGACATGCAGATGGTACTCTTGCAGGGACTTGCGGAATTTCTACTTCCAGTAGAATAGGAGATGCGCGAGTGGCCGCTGTAGTGTGTTGCTTCTTAAAGATGAAGCCCAGAAACTGTCACGTGACGGAAGCTTTGTAGCGGTGGCAACCGGGCGAAGTTGTTTTGCGTGCCAACAACCAACGGTACtactacactgtaaactgaaaaacacccttatgggtgtaaatcgcttgtcctataattgactcctctttttacaccgtatggtctggaacaccctttttagagggtgtatcccgtgtaaaacgccatttgaaagggtgcttttccttgaaaatgccgtcttttgcaccctttatacacctttttaggagggtgtttaacgatcttacaccctcctaaaagggtgtttaaagggtgcaaaagagggcattttcaaagaaaagcgccctttccaggggtgatttacacggaatacaccctctaaaaagggtgttccagaccatgtacggtgtaaaaagaggtgccagttataggacaagccatttacacccataagggtgctttccagtttacagtgtagggaGGTTAGAATACTGTAATTCACCCCTGTGATATCGGGTATCGGTGCGTTACCATTACCCTGCGTAGTCATTTCAACTGCAGCCCTTGAGATGATTGCTATAGGGCGTTAGCGAGACATCAAACGTCGTGGTCGTCCTAATGCTCCGTTAGGCCTTTGCAATTTACGTGAGAACACCCCAGTTTAGTGGAATGGTTTACTAGTTGAGCAGCAACCACACGAAACGTGGTCGGTTGGTTGGTCTACAAAAGTGACGTagccagattttttttttttttaggtgggAGTCTGGAACCTCTATTGCAGAAGATTTAAAAAAAGCAGATTAACGTGAGCCATGGTGAAGAAATAGAGCCACATATACAAGGTGTCATAAATTGGACCCTCCCACCCCCCAACGCCCCTGGCCTAAAGGTGTTATAGCCTTAATCCGCAAATGAAGCACTAGGTCACATTTCACGATACCAGCAAACCTCTCTATTATCACGGTGCAAACACTAAGTTGTAATGACGTAAAATGGTCGGGGAGACGACCTCAACTATCTAAGCCAGAATGGGCAACGCTTCGCGGGAACCATTCCTTGTCCGGTTACACAATGAAACGCTTTTGTGAACCGCTCCGAATGGAGCAAAGGACCGTTCACAAGTTCCGACGACGAACCGCATCGCCCTGCTGCCCAGAGAACAAAGAACAGCTGTTCATTGGTGAAATTAGCGTTCAGCCTCAGCTCCGTCGCGTACTGCTTTGCAATATGTTCTACGTATGTCCAATAGAGAGGACTCAGCAGGATGTGAGCCGCGGATATATCTTGGAGTATCTGGCGGTCGCTAGTATTGGTTGCGATACACGCTAAATGATTGTTCCATGCAACGACGTCACCCGAACTCCACGACGACAAGTTCGGAGACCGAAACACAGGTTCCATGATCGCCGAACCCAGATATGGAACAACAGTCGTGTCGACCACTGAAGTGTTAAAAAACAGGAGTGTCAGCAGGCCCATGGGGACGAACACTTCGTTGTGGTCGGCAGAGTACGAGGCCGATGTTTCCAGGAGCGCAATCGGTTGGCGTTCAGTTATGTTCGCCGGTAAAAGTCTGGTTGTCGTTGCGTTCAGAAAGTTGAAGACGTTGCTCTCGTTTCCACCCCAGTATTTCAACCGATGTTGCAATTTCTGGGCTAGGTCGTGCCAAAGAGCTCCCATTTCTTCCTCGTACTCGTGGTTGAAGCTTTTCAAAAGCGCATAGCTTTGAAGACGAGTCTCAACTGGGAAAACGTCGTCAACCACTTCCAGACACGCTATCATGCGTCGTCCTCGTAAAAGCGCTTTCTGGTGCAATGCTTTGTAGACGGAAGTAAGAAAGGGCGAGAAGTACAGCACCTTCCACAGCACGGCGTACGTGTTGACGTCACCAGCCGAATCGAAGCGTTCATTATGGTGACACGCCGCTGCTTGTGATACCCAGAGTGCGGCCTTCGCGGCCCAATGACTGGCTGGGAGTTGAACGTGAGGTCTCTCGGAGCGGATCAGCAGGTTCCTTATGACACTAGCCCTACGGAACAAAAACTTCTTGAAACCTTCGACAGAAACGTTGAGATATTTTTTGGTGTATATCTCCGCAATGCGTAGTGGGGTACGAGGGTAAGTGATGTTGCAACCCGTCGCGACTGCAGCCCAATCTACTCGGCGAAGCGCTACGTCCAAAATCCCGCGTCGCCCTTGAGCGCAGTCCCGAAACATCAGAGCGTCGTCCTTAGTCGCATCTGTGTGCAGACGTCGTCCGTAGATTTTCATCATTGCTCTCATGAAGTCGTGCATTTTTTTCAAGAGAAGAGATACCCTGTCTTTTGAACAGACGAAAGCGCTGAAATCGTGACAGGGCTCCGCTTCGTTGTTCACCGTGCGTCCAAGAAAGTTCGCTGTCCACAAACACGTAGAGCTGTTGCAGAGCGGTGCTCTTTCGCTGGTGTGTTTCGGAGCTGGGTGTACAGGACCATATTTAAACTTCCCTTGTTTCGGGTGTATTTTGAGGTACTGCCCGTACATGATGAGATCGAAGATAACGGTTGCAATGATGGCGCCGGAGCATACTACGATGGGAATCCACGGTCGAAGCCGACCACTGGTAGCCCTTACGTGGGTCGGACCCAGTTTTCGACACCTGCTGATTAAGGGCTTCATTGAAGACATTTCCATCTCGTCCCTGTGGAGGCCGTCTTGTAAATAAACAACGGAAAAGGACTAAATCTCTGAGGTTCAAATGGAACGAGGTTCCCTAGGTGCTAGATGGATGGTGATGATTTGATGATTGTGTCCCTGATGACGATGGTGTTGTTACCCGTGCCGTACAACgccagtggtggtggtggtggtgatagggcttgccgttgtcggcctcacgtatgtgggcaacgtcacgactcacgccctgggggaatgtgcgtcctgggccgacttctaaggaaactaagCACACGTACAAGATGTACTTTCACCGACGAATCATCCTAAACGTCCAGatatggcctcattctgaaTACGACTTCTGATTTTTCTTATATTGCTAACTGGAAGGATGGGATAGGAGGGTAGGCCAATGATCATATGGGTGGGTGAAAGGGGATGAGGGGGTGAATAAATGATAATAATGATTGGCAGTAGATTTAGACGTATGCTGAGCAAGCCAAGATTAAAAACGATGAGATGAATAATGCAACTGAATGGAAGACGGTTGATGGAGCGGTGGTGCCTGATTagtgacaaaagaaaaagaaacaaagaaaacgaaacagtACATAGCGATAAGGGAACAAAAAGAAGTAATCCATAACGTAATCACATGGACAATGCGGGCAACTAGAAGACGGCCGCATGGGATGACTGCAAGTTATGTAGACCGTAAGATCACCTTCGCGGAGGCGCCCGCCGTCTCATTCGCCGCAATACACGCGTGATCCGTGACCTATGATAAGTTCCTGGGTGTCTGCAAAAGGGAAATCATGAAACAACTAGAGAGATGGCGAATCATGAGATACCATCTCGGAAATAATAGAGAGGCGGTCAGAAAATAAGAGTACGTGCCAGAAGGACGGCCCTCGCCATCAGGACGGACACCTATTGAGGACATACTAAGAAGGCGAACAAGTTATGTGGCGAAGATGGTAATATAATTCGCTTGtactggccaatctcccttgcgcATGCGGTGCAATGGTTTGATGGAGGCTGAAGAATAATTCGAAAGCCAAAGAGATCTCCGTAAGTCTAATGCCGGGATGAACACGCCAACACCCGATGTCTCATCTTTGTGCTGACCCATCCACGAAAATACGAAAGCGCGGAGCTGAGGAGAGAGAGCAAGGGAATGAGTGAGCACGAAGAGCGAGGGAGATAAAGGCCGTTCGGAAAACTAGGGAAGGACTGGCCGTGGTCGAGTTAAAGAGACGAGTCAAGAGAGAGCAAACATGGGAACGCTACTATATATAGGTTATACGATTAATCCGTATACGTTGTGTGGCGTCCGCGTTGCAGCCGGGTCATTCCACGGCAAACGTTCCAGAGGCAGGgcaaggtaacggaatctttttcgtttccgttaccccCTCCGTTTAAGGGCCCTTATTTGTTtatgtttcagtttcggttaccgCCATTGTTgcctttcgtttccgttacgtttcggtttcggtttacagtACCGCCCCAcctccagcccccccccccttttgtttttcttctttcggttCTTTCCCTCTTCCTGAACGAAAAAGACAattgagaccgtgacaaaacttaatccctctacgttctgaagtctattttgaacactccagggatacatgcatacaagagacaatgtttattcaaaatacacacacatatatatatgtgtacGTGATTTGTGTACGTGATTTgtgtgaacagctaatatgaacatggtttccaggaacgttactcacgcttgcaggttccaggtcaccataagcgtatacTTCTTCTATTTGCTGTATACTACTTACTTAgatgctccagtttgatagttcattttagttttagttcttcagttcATTTTGGTTTGCTTTATTGAGGTGCAGATGAAGACGAAATGAGGAAGCCTGCATCAATCCATCTGGCAATGGGTATATTCAAATTTCCGAGGCTGCGGGTATTCTGGAGAACCTCCTTCAAAGCATTTCACCTGCGTCGTTGACAAACTGTCTTCCTTCGTAGTGCTATCACGTGCTTCTTAGGCCCAATAAAAGcatttttccaatttttcttCATGCCTTGGACGCATTTCCCTTCGTTTACTACGGCTCGCACCGAACACCTCTTGAGCCCTGATGTCCGAGCTTGACCACACCTTGTCATTTCGCGAAATACCTCCATCGATTATGTTTTCGATGTAAATGTGTTATTTAGACGGCCAGCAGCTGCGAAAAGTTGCTTTAAAataacagaataaaaaaaaaattcggggCTGAAAGGGCTAGCTGTGTACTTTGCTTCCTATTCACTGTCCCTGTGAGTTAATTCCTTTGAAACgttttaaaggagctatgaaatgtaccaagcgagcccgccgactgtgttggatccaaacggcgatttcaacgtgttgtctgtgacaccttttctataggtgaatttgataggggcgtatcttcagcacatagcatgctcctggccaaccatctttccgaatgacaatgttctcgcccatgatttgttgataacgagaacCGAAGTTTATTATGTAGCCATTAcgcgcggctacaaaatgggctatgcctcccgttttccagaAATCAGAGAcaaaaacgttgtcattcgggatgatggttggctgggagcgtgccatgtaatgaagttcatcttgaactgggaggtacccgggttcgaatcccggtgccggctgtgctgtctggggtttttcctgggttttcctcagacgctttcagacatatgtcggcacagttcccctagaagttggcccaggacgcacatttccccagggcgtcagtcgtgacgttgcccacatacgtgaggccgacaacggcaagccctttcaccatcaccaccaccacctcatctTGAAGACGGTAAAGCAGAATgctatgtgtacctccgcgttggcttctgattgggtgctacaatacttcagatgacgtaacgatggatagaggtatctggacggcggtgcgtgtactcgcccgaatacgaaagagagtgaGTTTTTGTATTAACCCTGCACAAgctatgaaggagaagaattgaacaatagaCTGAAATataattacgaagcgtagaagaacaatattacatctattaaacccgtaactaaatacatgcagatagaagttcttacctcctttaaactTTTTGTTTTCAGTCCATACACTACCGCCGAAATATCAGATTTCCCAACTTATCACAACCGAATAGATACCAACAAACAATTCCCGGATTTTGCGGGAAAAAATACCGACCATTGGAAACTTTATTTACAGTGTATCGTTGTAGTGTACTTCCCGCGAAATTAGCTTTTCCTGTTCTCGTTCGTGATGACACGGCAACCGTCATTCAAATCAAAGAAGAAAGCATGCCCCGTGGCCCGGGGCACGAGGTCAGAAgcaaattgtttgtttgttcgacTATACGAGAGCAACGGGAAGTGCCTAACAGAACCATGAGCAGTCCTACGCCTGACCCTCGAAGCTGGACACCATCACCGGAGAGGACCACATCGCCTTCGACAGATAACCGGCCGACCAAGACCCACATCAACCCTTTCGTGTGCCTTATCATCGTTGTGGTCTTGGTCGTTGTCAGCGCTGGCTTTGCACTTGTCACCATGCGAAAGGCAGAGTACGCTCTCTCCTTTGTATCACAATGTCCACGTCATAGGATGAATGTTCAAGTTATCGGTACTCGCACGAACGCTGGAGGGGGCGTAACTTCGAGATATGTTATCTAAGTTACCCTCTATGTCCATGCGCGTGAGGAGTATACGTTCGAACATTGACAATTATTAGTGCTGCTTCTAAACCGAGGTGGGCAGTAGTTACATTCTTAGTAATGTAAGTACAACTACTGAGTGCTCCCTGACAGGTGGTACAACTAGGGTCAGTAGTATAACAAGCTACCGTAAAGCAGGCAGATTATGTTGGCGGCGTAGTTTAAGATCTTTTTGCTTGTGATCCCAGCAGCACAAGTTATACATGTTACATGgaacgctaaatatttttaacttGCAAGCGAAATTCTGGTAGGACGGTTCGGGGCGACGTCTGTTGGGAAATAATACCCAACTTGTAACAGATCCCCAGTCCGTAACTTCCGTAAAATCTGTTTCCACGACTTTTTCTTCAACTTCCGTAAATCTTCGTGACCGTTTAACAATCTTTTTACCTCAAcctatatatagatatatacggggtgtttcaaaaaacgtgtcatcggactttataaaaaaaaaggggggcaatggaaaaatatgcggtcaacCGGGCATTTGTGttgcaactgaatttgccaccttgcaaaaatattttcatttgatatatttcgatattgcaaatgggactgaaaaaaaaaagtccctaAAATGAGGCTTGAAAGtctcgggtattcaacggcgcaccaaatcagtcgtaAAGATGCGCGGATAGGAGGACATGCTCATGcgcccatgaagctagaacaattTATCGCTGGACCAGCGTGAAGCACAAGATGCGCCGATAACAAGCGGGTtcacattccaccatacgttgataagcgtaaaaaaaagaaaaagaaaatacgattcagccacttttttttctgccctctttttttttttcgaccttgcgtctttcatgggggcaggagcatgtcctcctctcggCGCATCTTTCCAACATATTTGGTGCGCCGTTCAATACCCGAAACTTTCAAGCCTCAATTTCTGGAGCTTTTTTGGGCACTTCTATCCGCATtctcgagcggatttcttgctAGATCTGAATAAAGTTCGttacaggctctctaattctgtaataAAAAAACGCAACAAAAAATGTTACGTTGACTTGGCAAactttggagttcaattaatgaaattcaatttcttttaattaaaatgaaatgaaaatatttttgcgatGTGGCAAATTATTTGCCACACAAacgccgttgaccgcatatttttccgtcgccccgtttttttatcaaGTCCGATAATGACAGGTTtttttaaacaccctgtatatacgtgtatacagggtgtcccagaaaacgtgtcattgaattataataaaaaaactacaccacctagagtcatggggtcaacggtatttgttcttactgggtttttgccacctcctcatgtgaatgtcgtgtaacgtaagttttattatgtaaatttttgcgagcttaagtcggaaatttgcctagtaaaggtcacttttttaccccaccaatttGAAGAGCGTGtcaaatttactcaaattaatgataattgacagggatattcaggagctatcccatcggaaaaaatagccgaacatcatgctctacggaggtcgcacagaatagcgcacgatgaatttttcagcgcaacctgtcagtccgacgaaaggaggttggaaatccagcccacctcggcatcgcagaaagagataacgcaggcatggcttatcacatCCGACTtttgctgggataatgctttccctctcccaattttaggaactgttactttttctgctATCACACTGTGGGCTGGCtacggaacctcctttcgtcggactgcgagcgattgcgctcagaaagacatcgcgcgttatggtccggtgctccgaaaagcatgatattcggcgattttttccgatgggatagctcgtgaatatcactgtcaattatcatgcatatgagtgaattcggcacgctcttcatattggtggggtaagaaCGTGACCttgccttggcaaatttctgcgtaaattcaaattttcttcgtttccgctttatcctgtccaaccaaccttcTAGAGCAAGGTGTTCGGCGCCCGGgacggctgcccctctcgcccctATGGCTCCTATGGTCCCTATGGCTCTGCGTACAGGGTTGGTAGAGGTGCGCCATATGGTGACTGTCAGCTTCAGTGACTGCGGTCATGGTCAATGATTTGTTGTCCGGACAACGGGCCTCGGACGATGACCTCAAATAGCTTCCAACTAATCATAACTACCATACAGCAGATCTACTGTGGCTCCCATCTCTGCTTGAAACCCGCCAAGCACCACGTAAATTTCTCACCTGTCTGTCCTGCTCTCCAGGAGGTGAGAGCCTAATTTGCAATAGTACCTTACCATGGAACTATTTTCACATGTGGCTACTAGACCTTATGTTATACGTATCGAAATCCCGGTTCTCTAACACGCATCACTGTCGTCGACGACATGGTTAAGCCCATAACACATACCTGTTCATCATATGTTAAATAATGTtcgttttgtgtgtgcgtgtgcgctAGGAAACCTTCTACTTTGTTGCGGAGCATACGGCCAAAATACAAATACATACTGGTTGGCTTGTTCTTTTTGTTATTAAATTGCTCCATTTCCAGGTACGCCGCAAAATTGGCCCAGGACCCCGTTTGCCGAAGCCGCGACTGCCTGGAGCACGCTTCCCACCTTAAGGTCTCCATCAACAGCAACGTCAATCCCTGCAAGAACCTCTACAACTACGTCTGCGCTTTCTGGTACAGAGACTACAGCTACAAGGACCCCAAAGACATTGAGGCCATGCTCTCCGACAACATCCTCCACACCCTTACCTCTGGGAAATTGGACTTGCAGAGCAAAGCTGTAGCCAGGGCCTTCACAGTGTTCCAATCGTGCATTCATAGGAAGGACGACCTGGACGCTTTCAAGCGATTCACCACAGACATGAAAATCCCGTGGCCCGGAGAACCATTTCGTGAAGCCAATGCTCTTGACGTCCATTTGCAGCTTCTCATCCGCTGGAGGATCTCTTTCCTGTTTAGTATCAAAGTGGTTCTATCAACAAATTACAAAGAGCCCGTTCTAGTCATATGGAGAGCCATGGAGGTGCAATCATGGAAGCAACTCCGTAATGGTGAGGCCGGCACGGTATCGCAGTTCGCTGCAAGGGTGCGGCAGTTCGCCCATGCCTTAGGACACAGCGTGAACTTCAGTGACAGCTACGTCCACCAGCTGCAAAAGGATGAACTGAACGTCATGGGGCTTGTGGAAAGCGGAAGGAAGTCTCCGTTTTCAGAGCATTTCTTCGGTCTTCGGCTCCTCCAGAATTACACAAGAGGCATCACTACCGAGGAATGGGTCACTTTCATCAACAGGAACTTGCCACCTGAATTACATCTTACCACCGACTCTATGGTGTTAGTCCACAGCCTTCCAGTGCTACACATGCTCGGCAGAATACTTGAGATCGTGCCCAACGAGCGGCTCCTCGTGCTACTCGGTTGGATATTCGTGCAAGAATACGCCTGGATGGCGTCAACTAACTTCGACGTAGCCACGTGGGGAAGCAAGAGGCAAGCTCAGCAGCGCGCACCTGCTTTCTGTCTGCGACACATCGAGGACGCGTTCGGAA
It contains:
- the LOC135385094 gene encoding neprilysin-1-like: MSSPTPDPRSWTPSPERTTSPSTDNRPTKTHINPFVCLIIVVVLVVVSAGFALVTMRKAEYAAKLAQDPVCRSRDCLEHASHLKVSINSNVNPCKNLYNYVCAFWYRDYSYKDPKDIEAMLSDNILHTLTSGKLDLQSKAVARAFTVFQSCIHRKDDLDAFKRFTTDMKIPWPGEPFREANALDVHLQLLIRWRISFLFSIKVVLSTNYKEPVLVIWRAMEVQSWKQLRNGEAGTVSQFAARVRQFAHALGHSVNFSDSYVHQLQKDELNVMGLVESGRKSPFSEHFFGLRLLQNYTRGITTEEWVTFINRNLPPELHLTTDSMVLVHSLPVLHMLGRILEIVPNERLLVLLGWIFVQEYAWMASTNFDVATWGSKRQAQQRAPAFCLRHIEDAFGILPWAPFIYKNFPKSERDKVNAVLDNIASTIQEKLNRSTIISNATKQTASAKLRKMKRVLWPTETFFSEQDLDVVYSSFDQANGTFFEDWVRAMTDVGKLRGHEDYLNLYRKTMSDKVLGPVVYLYYFNILKLSMAELISPLYYRHGNMAMSYGYLGTLYAVFLSKSMDSLGRQIDDEGQKRDWWEPPVSHKCKSYGDRRMTNLFGFETSYDAFKTALFAQKNKALNSRLDTLNMYTGEQIFFLSACRPLCSRGEFGIQEVLTGFQQLEPKMELHEGAVEAEV